The sequence CCAGACTGGCAGCAATCTCTGTTTCCCAGCGGTCGCCGTTGGCCAAAAGCTTGTCCTTGTCGTAGAGCAGCTCTTCGCGCGTCTCGGTGGAGAATTCGAAGTTCGGCCCCTCGACGATCGCATCGACCGGACACGCCTCCTGGCAGTAGCCACAATAGATGCACTTGACCATGTCGATATCGTACCGCGTGGTCCGCCGGCTGCCATCCTCGCGGGGTTCCGCCTCGATGGTGATTGCCTGCGCCGGGCAGATCGCCTCGCACAGCTTGCAGGCGATGCAGCGCTCCTCGCCGTTGGGATAGCGGCGCAAGGCATGCTCGCCGCGGAAACGCGGGCTGATCGGCCCTTTTTCGTAAGGATAATTGAGCGTCACCTTCGGCCGGAACATGTACTTGAAGGTGAGCGCCAGCCCCGAGACCAGCTCGGAGAGAAGAACGGTACGGGCCGTGCGATCTATGAAACTCATCGGTGCGGCCTCCTCAGCCGACGCGCGCGGGCAGCCAGTCGAACGCGACCAGAACGCCGGCGACGGCAACGACGGCGAACAGTGAGATCGGCAGGAACACCTTCCAGCCAAGCCGCATCAACTGATCGTAGCGATAACGGGGAAAGGTCGCGCGCACCCACAAAAACACGAACAGGCAGGCGGCGATCTTCAAGAGGAACCAAATCGGGCCGGGAACCCAGGTGAACGGCGCGAATGGCAGCGGCGACAGCCAGCCACCGAGAAACAGCACGCTCATGATCCCCGACATCAAGATCATGTTGGCGTATTCGCCGAGGAAGAACAGGGCGAAGGTCATCGCCGAATACTCGACGTTATAACCCGAGACCAGTTCCGCCTCCGCCTCCGGCAGATCGAACGGATGACGGTTGGTCTCCGCCAGTGCGGAGACGAGGAAAATCACCGCCATCGGCAGCAACGGGAAGACAAACCAGTTGAGCATGCCATAGGGGCCTGCCTGCGCC is a genomic window of Rhodospirillales bacterium containing:
- the nuoI gene encoding NADH-quinone oxidoreductase subunit NuoI; this translates as MSFIDRTARTVLLSELVSGLALTFKYMFRPKVTLNYPYEKGPISPRFRGEHALRRYPNGEERCIACKLCEAICPAQAITIEAEPREDGSRRTTRYDIDMVKCIYCGYCQEACPVDAIVEGPNFEFSTETREELLYDKDKLLANGDRWETEIAASLAADAPYR